Proteins found in one Osmerus mordax isolate fOsmMor3 chromosome 20, fOsmMor3.pri, whole genome shotgun sequence genomic segment:
- the LOC136964559 gene encoding LOW QUALITY PROTEIN: uncharacterized protein (The sequence of the model RefSeq protein was modified relative to this genomic sequence to represent the inferred CDS: inserted 1 base in 1 codon) yields MWLDRGPGERQESGRRVLGRGRPAPTPPPAFPSTPADSRTRPAAEHPGRDRKPPVPAGPDRSTSRDRPFPPDQSRREEGGTDGQEPHHLRREQAGHRRVAPLGPNTRVALPRSQVSLCPSQGDSPPQTRREEGQVRGTRTTTIIMAARMNPGAMRRVNAVRVTVKSEEAAGDGATTGSTTTATTKGQKDTTTGMTRLEFSRAVLQRGMGFVPNDLNCLVKPPSTPNTFELCRSTAWRFGCAAMPASTLERGGSWTRMECGPGNGNGWSSSHRIHQRWAVSNTSPVPSTWGTTGAPSTTTVCPNCAGPTATLDIWPRLAQRPSAAPVEGNTPRRRAPTHAPATCVGFRDTSTETAPSPTPTKPGDRPXTAAPGAPPQTEPADPPPPTSPTPTPAPPSDSSTPPIFIITDPDPVPDSPTNPTLDPKTDILPPGAVSPPPTQLGLPDPQTDLPIPLQPTPVTTNQPTLQDSDSTDMTSPIYLPIRTSTPAGSVTVREPALVGIVTPHDLPPHSQSLYNENSNNTPLTDWNQVVLKRKRKTITATSEDDSTSTYPPPPHPLPPRPCPCPRSRHQPPTAVSEPTQDQTSQPRPTQGPSVPAEPPPPGRQWGDDEAVSNQGEVPYPDYAQEAIRNLQIIATGIAGPVKPSQSP; encoded by the exons ATGTGGCTTGACCGCG GGCctggtgagaggcaggagagcgggaggagggTGCTAGGTCGTGGTAGACcggccccgaccccccccccagcttttCCCAGCACCCCCGCCGACTCCCGGACCCGTCCAGCTGCAGAACACCCAGGACGGGACCGGAAGCCTCCGGTGCCCGCTGGCCCCG ACCGTTCGACGAGTCGGGATCGTCCTTTCCCGCCAGACCAGAgccggagggaggaaggagggacagacGGGCAAGAGCCCCACCACCTTCGCCGAGAGCAGGCAGGCCACAGGAGAGTGGCACCCCTAGGGCCAAACACTCGGGTGGCCTTGCCTCGCTCTCAGGTCTCCCTCTGCCCTTCACAGGGAGACTCTCCACCCCAGACCAGACGAGAGGAGGGCCAG GTTCGGGGGACacgcaccaccaccatcatcatggcTGCCAGGATGAACCCTGGGGCGATGAGACGGGTGAACGCCGTCAGAGTGACAGTGAAATCCGAGGAGGCTGCCGGGGACGGAGCCACCACAGGATCCACAACCACCGCAACAACGAAAGGACAGAAAGACACGACTACCGGAATGACCCGCCTGGAATTCAGCAGAGCCGTACTCCAACGAGGTATGGGCTTTGTGCCGAACGACCTCAACTGCCTGGTGAAACCACCCTCAACCCCCAACACCTTTGAG CTGTGCAGGAGTACGGCGTGGAGGTTTGGCTGCGCCGCTATGCCCGCGTCAACTCTGGAGCGAGGAGGGTCCTGGACGAGGATGGAGTGTGGACCGGGGAACGGAAATGGCTGGTCCAGCTCACACCGGATCCATCAGCGGTGGGCGGTGTCCAACACATCCCCAGTACCATCAACCTGGGGAACTACAGGGGCACCGTCCACTACTACGGTATGCCCAAATTGTGCAGGACCTACGGCCACCTTGGACATCTGGCCGCGGCTTGCACAAAGACCATCTGCCGcacctgtagaggggaacacccCACGGCGGCGTGCACCCACACATGCCCCTGCAACCTGTGTGGGCTTCAGGGACACCTCTACAGAGACTGCCCCCAGTCCTACGCCAACAAAACCAGGAGACCGGC CTACGGCAGCACCAGGAGCTCCACCTCAGACAGAGCCAGCCGACCCACCTCCACCGacttcccccacccctacccctg cccccccttcagactcctccacaccccccattTTCATCATTACGGACCCCGACCCGGTTCCTGACTCCCCCACCAACCCCACCCTCGACCCAAAGACCGACATCCTACCACCGGGGGCGGTCTCTCCTCCACCGACACAATTAGGCCTACCGGACCCTCAGACAGACCTACCCATCCCTCTCCAACCGACACCCGTCACGACAAATCAGCCAACATTACAGGACTCTGACTCCACTGACATGACTTCCCCGATATACTTACCAATACGCACCTCCACCCCTGCCGGGTCGGTAACCGTAAGGGAGCCGGCCCTGGTAGGGATTGTCACCCCCCACGACCTACCCCCACATTCCCAGTCACTGTATAATGAAAACAGCAACAACACGCCGCTCACAGACTGGAACCAAGtcgttttgaagaggaaacgtAAAACCATCACTGCGACCTCCGAAGACGACTCCACCTcgacatacccccccccccctcatccccttccCCCACGTCCCTGCCCTTGCCCCAGGTCCAGACACCAACCCCCCACAGCAGTCTCTGAGCCCACACAGGATCAGACCAGCCAGCCCCGGCCCACCCAAGGACCCTCCGTGCCAGCCGAacctccaccaccaggcagACAGTGGGGGGACGACGAAGCCGTGAGCAACCAGGGGGAGGTGCCCTATCCGGACTACGCACAGGAGGCCATCAGGAACCTCCAAATCATCGCCACAGGAATCGCCGGACCCGTCAAACCATCACAATCACCATGA